The Stieleria maiorica genome includes the window GCATCAATGGCTCAAGCTGACGGTCATAATAGCTTTCAAACTTTTGCGGGTCGGGCGGCATTGATCCCAGTTCGCTGAGATGCAGCCAACTGTTCGTAAAGTTCTCAATGAACGCTTCAGCCTTGGGATCGTCCAACATGCGGCGAGTCTGGGCAAGCAACACGTTCGGATCGCGCAATGTCCCGTTGGCGGCGATTTGGAGCAGTTGTTCGTCCGGCATCGAACTCCACAGAAAGTACGAGAGCCGCGAAGCGAGCCGATAGTCATCCTCGTCTCGCTCATCCGCTCCAGGCGGTGTCTCGATATAGAGAAAGCTCGGCGAGCAAAGGATGGCCTTGCAGGTGGTGAGATACGCGACTCTTCGAGTCTCGCCGGCGTCTAATCGAGATTGATAGAAAGCCTCGTAACGTTCAACCTCCGAATTCAGCGGCGGCCTACGAAAGGCTAGATAAAGGAAAGGGGGTAGGGATTTCGAAGTTGGGTCAGACAACAGGTCAACTTTCGTGACATCTCTTGGTTCTGGACCTGCAATCTCCATCTGGTGGACTCGCAACCGAGGGCCTTCGTAAGCGTCGGATATCCAGACGTCGAGTATCTCGGAGGGCTCCGTTGAGAAAACATCGAGCCAGTTGCTGGTCTTCGCCTCCGGGTGGAACTTTTTGACCAGCCTTACCAAGGATGCTCTGAAGTCGATTGGCCCATTGGCATAGCGGATGACGGGCACGAATCCTTTGTCCAACCACATCCGCAGCTCGTAGACCTTCGCCGCGTGGTCCTCAACTGGAATGGTTGCCACGATGCGATCAGATGAGTTCTGCCCAGCTCCGGGTCGGGCCAACTTCGGATCGGTCGCAATGATCTCCATTTTGATTGGTTCATCTGGATCAATCTTTAGTTCATTCGGCGGATAGGGGTGCTTGCGGTTCACACCTTCGGCTTTGATGCGAATGGTGTAATAGCCGTCGGCCGGAGCGCCGGGAAAACGTCTTGCATGAAGCCTTGCCCGATCTGGATGGCTGTGCGCCACATCGACATATTGGCCGGTTGGATTGACGATGAAGTTCTGCTCTGGGCGGAACAGAAACCTTCGCTTGCTGAAATCATTCGGTGACAGAATTTCGTTGATGGGTTCGACAACCGCCCGCGACTGGACTGCCTTGTCGATACTTTGTGATGCTGCTTCCAGATAGCATTGCATCAGGTAGTCAGATAGAACCAAGTGCTCGCCGAGATTACTGAAGCCGTCGACTCGATCATCTGCGGGGAAGGACGACGTCGGATCGAACGATTCGATATTCACGCCTAGTAGGTCACGAATCGTGTTGCGATATTCCTGACGGTTTAGTCGTCTAAATCCTTGTTGGTGTATGCCTGATAGTGACTCACGCGCTTGTTCAAGTTGCCGTGTGACTGCGGCGACGAACTGTTTGGTTTCCTTGTCGGATGGTTGCGGTTCATCCTCGGGAGGCATCTCACCCAGATTGACGACATCCAGTATCTCCTGCCAGTGCTCGGCCGTCTCCTTTTCCGAGAGGTCCGCGACCAAGGTGTCGAATCGGCGATCCGCGTTCTGTTCTTCCTCGCCGTGGCAGCG containing:
- a CDS encoding DUF1592 domain-containing protein — encoded protein: MSWSLLFCNLKRFVAIGLAIIALKPHVKADDTQIDTLAYVKNHCVRCHGEEEQNADRRFDTLVADLSEKETAEHWQEILDVVNLGEMPPEDEPQPSDKETKQFVAAVTRQLEQARESLSGIHQQGFRRLNRQEYRNTIRDLLGVNIESFDPTSSFPADDRVDGFSNLGEHLVLSDYLMQCYLEAASQSIDKAVQSRAVVEPINEILSPNDFSKRRFLFRPEQNFIVNPTGQYVDVAHSHPDRARLHARRFPGAPADGYYTIRIKAEGVNRKHPYPPNELKIDPDEPIKMEIIATDPKLARPGAGQNSSDRIVATIPVEDHAAKVYELRMWLDKGFVPVIRYANGPIDFRASLVRLVKKFHPEAKTSNWLDVFSTEPSEILDVWISDAYEGPRLRVHQMEIAGPEPRDVTKVDLLSDPTSKSLPPFLYLAFRRPPLNSEVERYEAFYQSRLDAGETRRVAYLTTCKAILCSPSFLYIETPPGADERDEDDYRLASRLSYFLWSSMPDEQLLQIAANGTLRDPNVLLAQTRRMLDDPKAEAFIENFTNSWLHLSELGSMPPDPQKFESYYDRQLEPLMRRETQLFFAEVLQKNLSIDHFIDSDFTFANRYLAAHYGLPKVAGDEFRRVPLPEQSFRGGLLGHASVLTATSNGVETSPVTRGIWVLENILGSPPPPPPPDVEPLEPDIRGATTIREQLAKHRNVATCAECHRKIDPIGFALESFDPIGSVRHHYSGSDGEPTNKVDTSGMLPSGESFADIVELKQLLLKQKDQVAKCLTQKMLTYALGRELGFQDRPVVESVLDAFVERDGGLRDLVELIVTSDVFKAN